Proteins from one Terriglobales bacterium genomic window:
- a CDS encoding PilZ domain-containing protein, whose translation MMATVPDNMETMDPMSRERRAARRFRMKLPVTVRSFDGVAVSLHGMTHDISESGVLFFISSRPREHAPIEFMVELPSEVTMTDPMRATCKGRVVRVIQDQLSDGFGVAATIEGFTSFIRLSGAPPIFSA comes from the coding sequence ATGATGGCGACCGTCCCGGACAATATGGAGACCATGGACCCGATGTCGCGGGAACGGCGAGCGGCCCGGCGGTTTCGCATGAAACTGCCCGTGACCGTCCGCTCGTTCGACGGGGTAGCGGTCTCGCTGCACGGGATGACCCACGACATCAGCGAGAGCGGGGTGCTGTTCTTCATCAGCAGCCGCCCGCGGGAGCATGCTCCCATCGAGTTCATGGTCGAGCTCCCCTCCGAGGTCACGATGACCGATCCCATGCGCGCCACGTGCAAGGGGAGGGTGGTGCGGGTGATCCAGGATCAGCTCTCCGATGGCTTCGGCGTGGCCGCCACCATCGAGGGGTTCACGTCGTTCATCCGGCTCTCCGGCGCCCCGCCCATCTTTTCGGCCTGA
- a CDS encoding 2Fe-2S iron-sulfur cluster-binding protein — protein MPKLTINGIPLEVERGTTVLEAARFLGLPIPTLCHDDGLAPAGACRLCVVEASRGVNGPSKLLSACTLPAEDGLVIWTHSARVERARRLLLELYVATCPSSKKIQDLCSQYGVRQCRYEAKDYHCIQCGLCVRMCEQQMMAGAIGFSGRGKDRMVHRPFDMTDERCRQCGACLYICPVCESRCAGPQSKDTLCNGCLNFATVCLQSYEDAMCFLDPCHACELSGPLRHDVRVKRNPQEILTFTGETK, from the coding sequence GTGCCTAAACTGACGATCAACGGAATCCCGCTCGAAGTCGAACGCGGCACGACCGTGCTGGAAGCGGCGCGCTTCCTGGGTCTGCCTATTCCAACCCTCTGCCACGACGATGGCCTGGCGCCCGCCGGCGCTTGCCGCTTGTGCGTGGTCGAGGCCAGCCGGGGGGTGAATGGTCCTTCCAAGCTGCTGAGCGCCTGCACCCTGCCCGCCGAGGACGGCCTGGTGATCTGGACGCACTCCGCCCGTGTGGAGCGCGCCCGCCGCCTGCTCCTGGAGCTGTACGTCGCCACTTGTCCCTCGTCCAAGAAGATCCAGGACCTGTGTTCACAGTACGGGGTGCGCCAGTGCCGCTATGAGGCCAAGGACTACCACTGCATCCAGTGCGGCCTGTGCGTGCGCATGTGCGAGCAGCAGATGATGGCCGGGGCCATCGGCTTCTCCGGCCGGGGCAAGGACCGCATGGTCCACCGCCCCTTCGACATGACCGACGAGCGCTGCCGCCAGTGCGGCGCCTGCCTGTACATCTGCCCGGTCTGCGAGTCGCGCTGCGCCGGTCCGCAGTCCAAGGACACGCTGTGCAACGGCTGCCTGAACTTCGCGACCGTCTGTCTCCAGAGTTACGAGGACGCGATGTGCTTCCTCGATCCGTGTCACGCCTGCGAACTGTCGGGGCCGCTGCGCCACGACGTCCGGGTGAAACGCAATCCCCAAGAGATTCTGACTTTCACAGGAGAAACCAAATGA
- the nuoF gene encoding NADH-quinone oxidoreductase subunit NuoF: MPRLNSLNELESYRASCRSQQDPKRPCLTVCAGSGCSAAGAHDVLDGLHKELAKRGLQGKIDVKSTGCHGFCERGPLMIVWPEGTFYNQVSLRDVAAVVNSVTNGRVPVEKLLYVDPATGKEVRTEDEVPFYAKQQRILFGNNGRIDPKRIEDYLMVGGYSALARVLGGMKPEQVVEEVTRSGLRGRGGAGFPTGVKWTACRSNPAPRYIICNGDEGDPGAFMDRSLLEGNPHSVIEGMLIGSFALGAEEGYVYVRAEYPLAVEHLRCALKQAEECGLLGENILGSGKNFHIFVVQGAGAFVCGEETALIASIEGRVGEPKPRPPYPAQKGLWGRPTVINNVKTWASVPQVINHGADWYAAIGTAKSKGTMVFSLVGKINNTGLVEVPMGITLRKMIYEIGGGVPGGKQLKAIQIGGPSGGCIPADLIDLPIDYEQLTQAGSMMGSGGMVVMDETTCMVDIARYFMEFLEDESCGQCFPCREGTQRMKSILERICRGQGKEEDLPLLEDLGWLMQQASLCALGQTAANPVLTTLRYFRNEYLEHIRDKKCRAKVCKELIYYEIDPVLCDGCGACVKVCATNAVLGEKKKPHTIDNGKCLRCGACLEVCQPKAVLVSTGAVPCLN; the protein is encoded by the coding sequence ATGCCGCGGCTGAACTCGCTTAACGAACTGGAATCGTATCGCGCCAGTTGCCGTTCCCAGCAGGACCCCAAGCGGCCCTGCCTGACGGTGTGCGCGGGCAGCGGCTGCTCGGCGGCCGGCGCCCACGACGTGCTGGACGGCCTGCACAAGGAACTGGCCAAGCGCGGCCTGCAAGGGAAGATCGACGTCAAGAGCACCGGCTGCCACGGCTTCTGCGAGCGCGGCCCGCTCATGATCGTCTGGCCCGAGGGGACCTTCTACAACCAGGTCAGCCTCCGCGACGTCGCGGCCGTCGTCAACAGCGTCACCAATGGCCGCGTGCCGGTGGAGAAGCTGTTGTACGTCGATCCCGCCACCGGCAAGGAGGTCCGCACCGAGGACGAGGTCCCGTTCTACGCCAAGCAGCAGCGCATCCTCTTTGGGAATAACGGCCGCATCGATCCCAAGCGGATCGAGGACTACCTGATGGTCGGCGGCTATTCCGCGCTGGCCAGGGTGCTGGGCGGCATGAAGCCCGAGCAGGTGGTCGAGGAAGTCACCCGCTCCGGCCTGCGCGGCCGCGGGGGCGCGGGTTTCCCCACGGGCGTGAAGTGGACGGCCTGCCGCTCCAATCCGGCGCCGCGCTACATCATCTGCAACGGCGACGAGGGCGACCCCGGCGCCTTCATGGACCGCAGCCTCCTGGAAGGCAATCCCCACAGCGTCATCGAGGGCATGCTCATCGGCTCCTTCGCACTGGGCGCGGAGGAAGGCTACGTCTATGTCCGGGCCGAGTATCCGCTGGCGGTCGAGCACCTGCGCTGCGCCCTCAAACAGGCGGAGGAATGCGGCCTGCTGGGCGAGAACATCCTGGGAAGCGGGAAGAACTTCCACATCTTCGTCGTCCAGGGCGCAGGTGCGTTCGTCTGCGGCGAGGAGACGGCGCTCATCGCCTCCATCGAAGGGCGCGTGGGCGAGCCCAAGCCGCGCCCGCCGTATCCGGCGCAGAAAGGCCTGTGGGGCCGGCCCACGGTCATCAACAACGTGAAGACCTGGGCCAGCGTGCCCCAGGTCATCAACCACGGCGCTGACTGGTACGCCGCCATCGGCACCGCAAAGAGCAAGGGCACGATGGTCTTCTCCCTGGTCGGCAAGATCAACAACACCGGCCTGGTGGAAGTGCCCATGGGCATCACGCTGCGCAAGATGATCTACGAGATCGGCGGCGGCGTCCCCGGCGGCAAGCAGCTGAAGGCCATCCAGATCGGCGGGCCCTCCGGCGGATGCATCCCCGCCGACCTCATCGACCTCCCCATCGACTACGAACAGCTCACCCAGGCCGGCTCCATGATGGGTTCCGGCGGCATGGTGGTGATGGACGAGACCACCTGCATGGTGGATATCGCCCGCTACTTCATGGAGTTCCTCGAAGACGAATCCTGCGGCCAGTGTTTCCCCTGCCGCGAAGGCACGCAGCGGATGAAGTCTATCCTGGAGCGCATCTGCCGCGGCCAGGGCAAGGAAGAAGACCTGCCCCTGCTCGAAGACCTGGGCTGGCTGATGCAGCAGGCTTCGCTCTGCGCTCTGGGCCAGACCGCCGCCAATCCCGTGCTTACCACCCTGCGCTATTTCCGCAACGAGTACCTGGAACACATCCGCGACAAGAAGTGCAGGGCGAAGGTCTGCAAGGAGCTGATCTATTACGAGATCGACCCGGTGCTGTGCGACGGCTGCGGCGCTTGCGTGAAGGTGTGCGCCACCAACGCGGTCCTGGGCGAGAAGAAGAAACCCCACACCATCGACAACGGCAAGTGCCTGCGCTGCGGCGCCTGCCTGGAAGTCTGCCAACCCAAGGCAGTGCTGGTTTCGACAGGAGCAGTCCCGTGCCTAAACTGA
- a CDS encoding NAD(P)H-dependent oxidoreductase subunit E, with product MATSQVDPQQVERLLDGFDERRSNLIAILQEVQAAYYYLPEHILRRVSRKLRIPMTEVYQVATFYRCFSLKPRGKHLLQVCLGTACHVRGAPRVLDRVLTELKLPAAGTTQDKQFTVLAVRCIGCCGLAPVVRVDTNTHPHLTQAKVRGLLKRYAPKTGDRDAAAELA from the coding sequence ATGGCTACCAGTCAAGTCGATCCACAGCAGGTCGAACGTCTCCTGGATGGATTCGATGAGCGGCGGTCCAATCTGATCGCCATCCTCCAGGAGGTCCAAGCCGCCTACTATTACCTGCCGGAGCACATCTTGCGGCGCGTCTCGCGCAAGCTGCGCATCCCCATGACCGAGGTCTACCAGGTAGCGACCTTCTATCGCTGCTTCAGCCTGAAACCTCGCGGGAAGCATCTGCTGCAAGTCTGCCTGGGCACCGCCTGTCACGTGCGCGGAGCGCCGCGGGTCCTCGATCGCGTGCTTACGGAATTGAAGCTGCCCGCCGCCGGCACCACCCAAGACAAGCAGTTCACCGTCCTGGCCGTGCGCTGCATCGGCTGCTGCGGCCTGGCGCCGGTGGTGCGCGTGGACACCAATACCCATCCTCATCTCACCCAGGCGAAGGTGCGCGGACTGCTCAAGAGGTATGCACCGAAGACAGGAGATCGCGATGCCGCGGCTGAACTCGCTTAA
- a CDS encoding FMN-binding glutamate synthase family protein, translated as MSYTRLNSSAATLTKNRTEDAVVPISGMCATCVDGCIGMCEIGKSAYRGAEMIYPQPFGIITTAATKDYPVDLSHFTILGRAAGAWGIEADSNKALFPSVNLEVAIGHDGGIRSKLPFTIAAMGSTNVAKNNWPGLAAGAAITGTGIAIGENVVGMDMESKFAGGKVESSVDLEWRVKCFRDWQMDGYGEVYVQANVEDTMLGVQEYAIKKLGVRSVELKWGQGAKDIGGEVKIKDLAKAQELQKRGYVVLPDPSNPRVIEAFKKGAFHEFERHSRVGMVTLDGFLKRVEELRKAGARYITLKTGAYRPVDLARAVKFASIARLDLLTVDAAGGGTGMSPWRMMNEWGIPGIELHSMLRDYLVRLKRKGEHIPAIALAGGFTFEDQIFKGFALGAPFVKLIGWARSPLAAAMVGKTIGNAIEAQNLPIYIERFGTTKDEIFVTSSELREKLGDRFDKLPTGALGIYTYYQRVAQGLRQLMAGARKFGLEYITRDDIASLTPEASRLSGIPMVSDIDSEEVNEILEAGEVRRTKSSAAD; from the coding sequence ATGAGCTACACGCGCCTGAACTCTTCCGCGGCCACTCTGACCAAGAACCGCACGGAGGACGCGGTCGTACCCATCAGCGGGATGTGCGCCACCTGCGTCGATGGCTGCATCGGCATGTGCGAGATCGGCAAGTCGGCCTACCGCGGCGCCGAGATGATCTATCCCCAGCCCTTCGGGATCATCACCACCGCCGCCACCAAGGATTATCCGGTCGATCTCTCGCACTTCACCATCCTGGGCCGGGCCGCCGGGGCCTGGGGCATCGAGGCCGATTCCAACAAGGCCCTGTTCCCCAGCGTGAACCTCGAAGTGGCGATCGGCCACGACGGCGGCATCCGTTCTAAGCTGCCCTTCACCATCGCCGCCATGGGCTCCACCAACGTGGCCAAGAACAACTGGCCCGGGCTGGCCGCCGGCGCCGCCATCACCGGCACCGGCATCGCCATCGGCGAGAACGTCGTCGGCATGGATATGGAATCGAAGTTCGCGGGCGGCAAGGTCGAATCCAGCGTGGACCTGGAGTGGCGCGTGAAGTGTTTCCGCGACTGGCAGATGGACGGCTACGGCGAGGTGTACGTCCAGGCCAACGTCGAGGACACCATGCTCGGCGTCCAGGAATACGCCATCAAGAAGCTGGGCGTGCGCTCGGTCGAGCTGAAGTGGGGCCAGGGCGCCAAGGACATCGGCGGGGAGGTGAAGATCAAGGACCTGGCCAAGGCGCAGGAACTGCAGAAGCGCGGCTACGTGGTGCTGCCCGATCCCTCCAACCCGCGCGTCATCGAGGCCTTCAAGAAAGGCGCCTTCCACGAGTTCGAGCGCCACTCCCGCGTCGGCATGGTCACCCTCGACGGCTTCCTGAAGCGGGTCGAGGAGCTGCGCAAGGCCGGCGCCAGGTACATCACCCTGAAGACCGGCGCCTACCGGCCGGTGGACCTGGCCCGCGCGGTCAAGTTCGCCTCCATCGCCCGGCTCGATCTGCTGACCGTGGACGCGGCCGGCGGCGGCACCGGCATGAGCCCCTGGCGCATGATGAACGAGTGGGGCATCCCCGGCATCGAGCTGCACTCCATGCTGCGCGATTACCTGGTGCGCCTGAAGCGGAAAGGCGAGCACATCCCGGCCATCGCCCTGGCCGGCGGATTCACCTTCGAGGACCAGATCTTCAAGGGCTTCGCGCTGGGCGCTCCTTTCGTGAAACTGATCGGTTGGGCGCGCTCCCCGCTGGCCGCCGCCATGGTCGGCAAGACCATCGGCAACGCCATCGAAGCGCAGAACCTGCCCATCTACATCGAGCGCTTCGGGACCACCAAGGACGAGATCTTCGTGACCTCCAGCGAGCTGCGGGAGAAGCTGGGCGACCGCTTCGACAAACTGCCTACGGGGGCCCTCGGGATCTACACCTATTACCAGCGCGTCGCGCAGGGGCTGCGCCAGTTGATGGCGGGCGCCCGCAAGTTCGGGCTGGAATACATCACCCGCGACGACATCGCTTCGCTGACCCCGGAGGCCAGCCGCCTGAGCGGCATCCCCATGGTCAGCGACATCGATTCCGAGGAGGTGAATGAGATTTTGGAGGCCGGTGAAGTGAGAAGGACGAAGTCCTCCGCTGCGGACTAG